A window from Anser cygnoides isolate HZ-2024a breed goose chromosome 1, Taihu_goose_T2T_genome, whole genome shotgun sequence encodes these proteins:
- the RAB39A gene encoding ras-related protein Rab-39A: MRRKRRRRRPRREGFAAPPQRSRGEAGPGGQPVLKGQRPPRPAPSRPVPPRAAAGSPPGAGRGGSGRLGAPVPPSLRPAAGPRPARAARAPLVPPAAAPMPGVGAIGARCGHRYRHRPRPRPRKSPRESPEEEPGQAGAAMDAAIWIYQFRLIVLGDSTVGKSCLLHRFTEGRFPGPLHSDPTVGVDFFSRLVEIEPGKRVKLQLWDTAGQERFRSITRSYYRNSVGGLLVFDITNRRSFEHVKDWLEEAKMHVQPFQIVFLLVGHKCDLVSQREVTREEAEKLSSAFGMKYIETSAKDATNVEESFTILTRDIYELVKKGEITIQDGWEGVKSGFVPNVVHSSEEAVKPRRQCIC, encoded by the exons atgaggaggaagaggaggaggaggcggcccCGGCGGGAGGGCTTTGCCGCGCCGCCGCAGCGCAGTCGAGGAGAGGCCGGCCCCGGCGGGCAGCCGGTGCTGAAGGGACAGCggccgccccgtcccgccccgtcccgccccgtcccgccccggGCGGCCGCAGGGAGCCccccgggagcggggcgggggggaagcGGCCGGCTCGGGGCTCCCGTCCCTCCGTCCCTCCgtcccgccgccggcccccgccccgcccgggcCGCCCGGGCCCCGCTcgtcccccccgccgccgcgcccaTGCCGGGCGTTGGGGCGATCGGAGCGCGGTGCGGGCACCGGTACCGCcaccggccccggccgcggccgcGGAAGAGCCCCCGAGAGAGCCCCGAGGAGGAGCCGGGCCAGGCCGGGGCCGCCATGGACGCGGCGATTTGGATCTACCAGTTCCGGCTGATCGTGCTGGGGGACTCCACCGTGGGCAAGTCGTGCCTCCTGCACCGCTTCACCGAGGGGCGCTTCCCCGGGCCGCTGCACTCCGACCCCACCGTGGGGGTGGACTTCTTCTCCCGCCTGGTGGAGATCGAGCCCGGCAAGAGGGTcaagctgcagctctgggacaCGGCCGGGCAGGAGCGGTTCAG atCAATAACACGATCTTATTATCGCAATTCTGTCGGTGGCTTGCTAGTGTTTGACATCACAAATCGACGATCTTTTGAACATGTGAAAGACTGGCTAGAAGAAGCAAAAATGCATGTACAGCCCTTCCAGATTGTTTTCCTGTTAGTAGGACATAAATGTGACTTAGTATCACAGCGTGAGGTTACaagggaagaagctgaaaaactgTCATCTGCCTTTGGTATGAAATACATAGAAACCTCAGCAAAAGATGCCACAAATGTTGAAGAGTCCTTTACAATTCTTACGCGAGACATCTATGAACTTGtaaaaaaaggagaaatcacAATACAAGATGGATGGGAAGGTGTTAAGAGTGGCTTTGTTCCAAATGTTGTACATTCATCAGAGGAAGCCGTAAAGCCCAGAAGACAGTGCATCTGCTGA